One window of Candidatus Binatia bacterium genomic DNA carries:
- the rbfA gene encoding 30S ribosome-binding factor RbfA, translating into MTARRSGGRPPSRGAAGGVRRADRVAAEIQRILSELLLYKVRDPRVAEVNITRVHVNDDLRLAKISFTLLAMDEGSRLEAQRGLESASPFFRRVVAGELGLRHAPELLFAFDKELESARRVDALLRDIQREREEREQAERAAAGEDVPERDDDGDDDNDHESDDGDAEHDDDTDPER; encoded by the coding sequence TTGACCGCCAGACGATCCGGCGGACGGCCCCCCTCGCGCGGCGCGGCGGGCGGCGTCCGCCGGGCCGACCGCGTCGCCGCCGAGATCCAGCGCATCCTCTCCGAGCTGCTGCTCTACAAGGTGCGCGACCCTCGGGTGGCGGAGGTCAACATCACCCGCGTGCACGTGAACGACGACCTGCGCCTCGCGAAGATCTCGTTCACGCTGCTCGCGATGGACGAGGGGAGCCGCCTGGAGGCGCAGCGCGGTCTCGAGAGCGCGTCGCCGTTCTTCCGCCGCGTGGTCGCGGGCGAGCTCGGCCTGCGCCACGCGCCCGAGCTGCTCTTCGCCTTCGACAAGGAGCTCGAGAGCGCGCGGCGCGTCGACGCGCTGCTGCGCGACATCCAGCGGGAGCGCGAGGAGCGCGAGCAGGCCGAGCGGGCGGCCGCGGGCGAGGACGTTCCCGAGCGCGACGACGATGGCGACGACGATAACGACCACGAGAGCGACGACGGCGACGCCGAGCACGATGACGACACCGACCCCGAGCGCTGA